In Rhizophagus irregularis chromosome 1, complete sequence, one genomic interval encodes:
- a CDS encoding uncharacterized protein (SECRETED:cutsite_SSA-SP; SECRETED:prob_0.7684); SECRETED:SignalP(1-23), which translates to MNKLLYLTFLAYIFLFTVTISSASPTLNKRWCECTTAFANFNSTHLSGPFRGTVTYFQHEDGRTTVFGAFSKGFRHGCHYNFTIVKNNKVIFDLTKGLNVQINKDGSTRPFNHTFSDLQLTCGSHPVLDPYTMVQGNGENGAANF; encoded by the coding sequence ATGAACAAACTTTTGTATTTGACTTTTTTAGCCTATATTTTCTTATTCACTGTTACCATCTCTTCCGCCTCACCCACCCTTAATAAAAGGTGGTGTGAGTGCACAACGGCGTTTGCGAATTTTAACAGTACTCACCTCTCAGGTCCTTTCAGAGGTACCGTTACGTATTTTCAACACGAAGACGGCAGAACTACCGTTTTTGGCGCTTTCTCTAAAGGTTTCCGACATGGTTGTCATTACAATTTTACGATTGTTAAAAACAATAAAGTCATCTTTGATCTCACAAAGGGATTAAATGTACAAATTAATAAGGATGGTTCTACTCGTCCTTTCAATCATACATTTAGCGATCTTCAACTTACTTGTGGCAGCCATCCTGTTCTTGACCCATATACAATGGTTCAGGGTAACGGTGAAAATGGTGCGGCaaacttttaa